In a genomic window of Vigna angularis cultivar LongXiaoDou No.4 chromosome 6, ASM1680809v1, whole genome shotgun sequence:
- the LOC128197508 gene encoding uncharacterized protein LOC128197508 — MSRRGRTPTPINATADLVQALREISLVLQGQQEQHVDQAVRPRVGMNDFLQYNPVKFNGKATPDEADDWICCNEKIFDAIDYSEAQKLVFATYMLAGVAEYWWRGLRMGMDARGEVAIWEDFRFKFLERYFPVNAKMEREAEFLTLQQGNMSVQAYKERFEYFARFYTQNVSEEWKCRNFERGLRHNLPKALVLLKINHFPELVEQAKVVEGMEEKGRVMRIEKGSSSRGKPQKKPYERPAPFSLGILTCFECGGNHLRRNYPKLVDVKKEVRVCFTCNKPGHISRDCPQRKTSGGVPQKTVNVGKPQASGRVFAMSGAEAEKSGNLILDACSLFDKTVIVLFDSGATHSFISLLCVENLGLSMFDLGCELIVSTPASGQVSTSSVCVGCPIEVEGRKSKVNLVCLPLEGLDVILGMDWLADNRVLIDYGHQKVIF; from the coding sequence ATGTCGAGACGGGGAAGAACTCCTACTCCTATCAATGCTACTGCTGATCTCGTACAGGCTCTTCGAGAAATTTCTCTGGTGCTGCAGGGGCAGCAAGAGCAACATGTTGACCAAGCTGTTAGGCCGCGTGTGGGTATGAATGATTTCTTGCAGTACAATCCTGTCAAGTTCAATGGGAAGGCCACTCCAGATGAGGCAGACGACTGGATCTGTTGTAATGAGAAGATTTTCGATGCGATTGACTATTCTGAGGCTCAGAAGCTTGTTTTTGCTACTTACATGTTAGCTGGGGTGGCAGAATACTGGTGGCGCGGTCTTCGGATGGGGATGGATGCTAGGGGAGAAGTCGCCATTTGGGAGGACTTCAGATTCAAATTCTTGGAGAGGTACTTTCCTGTCAATGCAAAAATGGAGCGAGAGGCTGAATTCTTGACCTTGCAACAAGGGAATATGTCAGTGCAGGCTTACAAGGAGAGGTTCGAATATTTTGCTCGATTCTATACTCAGAATGTGAGCGAGGAATGGAAGTGTAGAAATTTTGAGAGAGGCTTGCGCCACAATCTTCCTAAAGCCCTGGTCCTTTTGAAAATTAATCATTTTCCTGAGCTAGTGGAGCAGGCTAAAGTGGTGGAAGGAATGGAAGAAAAAGGACGAGTAATGAGAATTGAGAAAGGAAGTTCCTCCAGAGGAAAGCCTCAAAAGAAGCCTTATGAGAGACCAGCACCGTTCAGTTTGGGGATCCTGACATGCTTTGAGTGTGGTGGAAATCATCTTAGAAGGAACTATCCCAAGCTTGTGGACGTCAAAAAGGAAGTGAGGGTATGTTTCACATGCAATAAGCCAGGACACATTTCTCGTGATTGTCCCCAAAGGAAGACATCCGGTGGAGTGCCTCAGAAAACTGTCAATGTTGGAAAGCCGCAAGCGTCAGGCAGGGTTTTTGCTATGTCAGGGGCTGAAGCTGAGAAGTCAGGTAATTTGATACTTGATGCTTGTTCTTTGTTTGACAAAACTgtgattgttttgtttgattcgGGTGCAACACACTCGTTTATTTCTTTGTTATGTGTGGAGAATCTTGGTCTCTCTATGTTTGATTTGGGGTGTGAGCTTATAGTCTCCACTCCAGCATCCGGACAAGTTTCAACCAGTTCAGTCTGTGTTGGGTGTCCGATTGAAGTGGAAGGACGCAAGTCCAAGGTCAACTTGGTGTGCCTACCGCTTGAGGGTTTGGATGTGAtcttgggaatggattggttagcTGATAATCGTGTGCTGATCGACTATGGACATCAGAAGGTGATTTTCTAA